One Mucilaginibacter ginkgonis genomic region harbors:
- the uvrC gene encoding excinuclease ABC subunit UvrC — protein sequence MSGFDYREELKKIPHKPGVYQYWDSENELIYIGKAKDLRNRVGSYFIKDYGINAKTRVLVSKIRKITFTIVDTEVDAWLLENSMIKKHQPRYNVMLKDDKTYPWIIIKNEPFPRIYWTRRLIKDGSKYLGPYASVSMMHTILNVVREAYPLRTCNLDLSKEKIDAGKYKVCLEYQLGNCKGPCQNLQTLEDYNQSIEEIKDILNGKTGDIIKNLRAVIDRAVKELDFETAHKLKRKFDLLDNYQHKSTVVNSSITEVDVFNIASEEKYAFVNYLKVMHGTIIQTQTIELKKRLDESDEELLTLAISEFRLRYGSTSKEIIVPFAIDLEDASAIKFTIPKLGEKKKLLDLSAKNVMFFKTEKMEQYEKLNPDVRTDRLLTKMMTDLRMNQLPRHIECFDNSNFQGKYPISAIVVFRDAKPSKKDYRFFNVKTVEGPNDFATMEEAVHRRYRRMLDEGGDLPQLIIIDGGKGQLSSALKSLRLLGIDKQVTVIGIAKRLEELYYPGDQYPLYLDKKSETLKIIQQLRDEAHRFGITAHRKKRDKSTLATELELIGGIGSTTAQKLLKYFKSVKKIREASEAELMEVANTKQTKAILAYFAAKDA from the coding sequence ATGAGTGGTTTCGATTACCGCGAAGAATTAAAGAAAATACCGCACAAGCCGGGTGTATACCAGTATTGGGACAGCGAAAATGAACTGATATACATCGGTAAGGCTAAAGACTTGCGCAACCGCGTAGGTTCCTATTTTATAAAGGATTACGGCATCAATGCCAAAACACGTGTGCTGGTATCAAAGATCCGCAAGATCACGTTTACCATTGTTGATACCGAAGTTGATGCATGGCTGTTAGAGAACAGCATGATCAAAAAGCATCAGCCGCGTTACAACGTGATGCTTAAGGATGACAAGACCTACCCATGGATCATCATCAAAAACGAACCTTTCCCTCGTATATATTGGACACGCCGGCTAATTAAAGACGGTTCAAAATATTTAGGCCCGTACGCGTCTGTAAGTATGATGCACACCATTTTGAACGTAGTACGCGAGGCTTATCCCCTGCGCACTTGCAACCTCGACCTGAGCAAGGAAAAGATAGACGCGGGTAAGTATAAAGTGTGCCTGGAATACCAATTGGGCAACTGCAAAGGCCCTTGCCAAAACCTGCAAACGCTTGAAGATTACAATCAAAGTATCGAGGAAATAAAGGACATCCTCAACGGCAAGACCGGCGATATTATTAAGAACCTGCGGGCTGTTATTGACAGAGCAGTTAAAGAACTTGACTTTGAAACAGCGCATAAGCTAAAACGCAAATTCGACCTGCTGGATAACTATCAGCATAAGTCGACAGTGGTTAACTCATCCATTACCGAAGTTGATGTGTTCAACATTGCATCAGAAGAAAAGTATGCCTTTGTAAACTACCTGAAAGTGATGCACGGCACAATCATCCAAACGCAGACAATAGAGTTGAAGAAACGCCTGGATGAAAGTGACGAAGAACTGCTTACACTCGCTATTTCAGAGTTCAGGCTGCGCTATGGCAGCACATCAAAAGAAATCATTGTACCGTTTGCTATCGACCTGGAAGACGCCTCCGCAATCAAATTCACCATTCCTAAACTGGGCGAAAAGAAGAAACTGCTCGACCTTTCTGCCAAGAATGTAATGTTCTTTAAGACAGAAAAGATGGAGCAGTATGAGAAGCTTAATCCGGACGTGCGTACAGATCGTTTGCTCACTAAAATGATGACGGATCTGCGCATGAACCAGCTACCCCGCCACATCGAGTGTTTCGATAACTCAAACTTCCAGGGCAAATATCCTATATCGGCAATAGTCGTGTTCAGGGACGCCAAACCCTCTAAGAAAGATTACCGTTTCTTTAACGTAAAAACGGTTGAGGGGCCAAACGACTTTGCTACAATGGAAGAGGCTGTACACCGCCGGTACCGCCGAATGCTTGATGAAGGCGGCGACCTGCCTCAACTCATCATTATTGATGGCGGCAAGGGACAGCTGTCTTCGGCTTTAAAAAGTTTAAGGCTGCTGGGTATAGATAAGCAAGTTACCGTTATTGGTATCGCTAAGCGCCTCGAAGAGTTGTATTACCCCGGCGACCAATATCCGCTGTACCTGGATAAGAAGTCGGAGACGCTGAAGATCATCCAGCAACTTCGCGACGAAGCGCACCGGTTTGGCATCACCGCTCACCGTAAGAAACGCGACAAAAGCACGCTTGCCACCGAACTGGAGCTTATAGGCGGAATAGGCAGCACCACCGCTCAAAAACTTCTGAAATACTTTAAATCGGTTAAGAAGATCCGCGAAGCCAGTGAAGCTGAGTTAATGGAAGTGGCAAACACAAAGCAAACCAAAGCGATACTGGCTTATTTTGCGGCGAAGGACGCGTAA
- the porW gene encoding type IX secretion system periplasmic lipoprotein PorW/SprE, producing MRHNRVAILFFPAFITLVAACSLEKKTAVNRALQNLTAHYNIIFNANELLRQKQEIYATSFVDNYTDFLRVYQDTTGRAQGAIDKELDGVIARANTIIAVKEQSHYIGDAYLLQSKANYLYGQYFLADEFSAYVIRNYPQNVNLVQQARNWRVRSLLNLGQLPQAKLVSDTALLGLNETKKTADPGGVYAARLQYDLDAGDYKEAEEMAKKAIKDAANSRMRYRLTFILAQLQEANKKPADAYASYSKVVKSNASFEMAFNAELNRIRIEDTQNGRKLTHLQRLQGLIKNDNNADLLDQIYFQIGDQYYAENNIDAAIKNYRLALKYSTRNQNQKAITYLRLADIAFKNRGDYNGAKKLYDSTLMNMLPTYPGYRTIQLRANNLTVLGEQLGIIAREDTLQRLAKLNEKDRADLLNEYARKAVAQQKAAALAATNSAFTNANSPNSTVTTATVPGNATFYFYNVNSVSQGFTAFKRVWGNRKLEDNWRRSLRTSSDITANTQNLAAQVDPSVVVKKDERSTDDLLSSNYKKQLLQNLPLTPELLAQSNSRVYAAYFLLANFYRDVLEDPKESIASFEILLSRFPDNNDKPAIYYNLYRLYSNIDIAKSDYYKNLLLKNYPETTFAKIILDPEYSRKMNDIDAEFNTVYDQLYDLYANKKYIDVIARADALLLQYPKAKFAAQIAYLRAIAAGHNEKLTPFKADLLALIKTYPDDQLISPLVNQHLSFIAANEAELAARPVVLVDNDFTDAGFVPTSVTPTYAVVQQPVKQPVAQKATPAAEKPKVKPTEPPVQQKAPVVTTAPKTPPSIFSLRDSTHYYFVVNVASGTTNLSSSRFGFGQFNRANFDQQRGISHQLTTAGPDNQLIFVGNFNSLTEVKDYARAIIPLLPQIMKVPADKYSFFIITKENLDKLADKKLLDTYVDFYQKNY from the coding sequence TTGAGGCATAACCGCGTTGCTATACTTTTTTTCCCGGCTTTTATTACCCTGGTGGCGGCATGCAGCCTTGAGAAAAAAACTGCCGTAAACAGGGCGCTTCAAAACTTAACGGCACACTACAACATTATTTTTAACGCTAATGAATTGCTGCGCCAAAAGCAGGAGATCTACGCCACGTCTTTTGTAGACAACTACACAGATTTTTTGCGTGTTTATCAGGACACAACCGGCCGCGCCCAGGGTGCCATAGACAAGGAACTGGATGGCGTTATAGCCCGTGCAAACACCATTATTGCGGTTAAAGAGCAAAGCCATTACATAGGTGATGCCTACCTGTTGCAGTCAAAAGCCAACTACCTGTATGGCCAGTATTTTTTAGCCGACGAATTTAGTGCTTACGTGATCCGCAACTATCCGCAGAATGTTAATCTGGTACAGCAGGCACGCAACTGGCGCGTACGCTCGCTTTTGAATTTAGGACAATTACCCCAGGCGAAACTGGTGTCAGACACTGCTCTGCTTGGCCTTAACGAAACGAAGAAAACAGCCGACCCTGGTGGTGTGTATGCAGCGCGGCTGCAATATGACCTCGATGCCGGCGATTATAAAGAAGCCGAAGAAATGGCTAAGAAAGCCATTAAGGATGCAGCGAATAGCCGTATGCGTTACCGGCTCACTTTTATTTTAGCCCAACTGCAGGAAGCCAATAAAAAACCTGCTGACGCGTACGCTAGCTACAGCAAAGTGGTAAAAAGTAACGCGTCTTTCGAGATGGCGTTTAACGCCGAACTGAACCGTATCCGCATAGAGGATACCCAAAACGGCCGTAAGCTTACCCACCTGCAGCGTTTACAGGGACTAATTAAGAATGACAACAACGCCGATCTGTTAGACCAGATCTACTTCCAGATAGGCGATCAGTATTATGCCGAGAACAATATAGATGCCGCGATTAAAAACTACCGGCTGGCACTAAAGTACAGCACGCGTAACCAGAACCAAAAGGCCATAACCTATCTGCGGTTGGCAGACATCGCCTTTAAAAACAGGGGTGATTATAACGGTGCTAAAAAATTGTATGACAGCACTTTAATGAATATGCTGCCAACCTATCCCGGTTATCGTACTATACAGTTACGGGCAAACAACCTTACTGTGCTGGGCGAACAGCTGGGCATTATCGCACGTGAAGATACTTTGCAACGTTTGGCAAAGCTAAACGAAAAAGACCGTGCCGACTTGCTGAACGAATATGCAAGAAAAGCTGTTGCACAACAAAAGGCAGCAGCGTTGGCAGCAACTAATTCCGCTTTTACTAACGCCAACTCACCCAACTCAACTGTAACTACAGCCACTGTCCCCGGCAATGCTACGTTTTACTTTTATAATGTTAATTCGGTTAGCCAGGGTTTTACGGCATTTAAAAGGGTTTGGGGCAACCGTAAATTAGAAGACAACTGGCGCCGTAGTCTGCGTACGTCATCAGATATTACGGCTAATACGCAAAACCTGGCAGCACAGGTAGATCCTTCGGTCGTGGTTAAAAAAGATGAACGCAGTACGGATGACCTTCTAAGCAGCAATTATAAAAAACAACTGCTGCAGAACCTCCCGCTCACGCCCGAGTTATTGGCGCAATCTAACTCGAGGGTCTATGCGGCATACTTTCTTCTGGCTAATTTTTACCGCGATGTGCTGGAAGACCCCAAAGAGTCGATCGCGTCTTTCGAAATTTTGCTAAGCCGTTTTCCAGACAATAATGACAAGCCGGCCATCTATTACAACCTGTACCGCTTATACAGCAACATAGATATCGCAAAGTCTGATTATTACAAAAACCTGCTGTTAAAAAATTATCCCGAGACCACCTTCGCGAAGATAATCCTCGACCCCGAGTATAGCCGCAAGATGAATGATATAGATGCAGAATTCAATACGGTTTACGACCAATTGTATGATCTGTATGCTAATAAAAAATATATTGATGTAATAGCCCGGGCAGACGCGCTATTATTGCAATATCCTAAAGCTAAATTTGCGGCACAAATAGCGTACCTGCGTGCCATTGCCGCAGGGCATAATGAAAAACTCACGCCATTTAAAGCCGATCTGCTGGCGCTGATCAAAACCTACCCGGATGACCAATTGATCAGTCCGCTGGTTAACCAGCACCTCTCCTTCATAGCGGCGAACGAAGCTGAATTGGCTGCCCGCCCTGTGGTTTTGGTTGATAACGACTTTACAGATGCCGGCTTTGTGCCGACTTCTGTTACGCCAACTTATGCCGTGGTGCAGCAACCGGTTAAACAGCCTGTCGCGCAAAAGGCAACGCCTGCTGCAGAAAAGCCTAAAGTAAAACCAACTGAACCACCTGTTCAACAGAAAGCACCTGTTGTAACGACAGCACCTAAAACGCCGCCGAGTATTTTCTCGCTTCGCGACAGCACACATTATTATTTTGTAGTGAATGTAGCCAGCGGTACAACTAATTTGTCGTCGTCGCGTTTTGGCTTTGGGCAATTTAACCGTGCTAATTTCGATCAGCAACGAGGCATCAGTCACCAGTTGACTACTGCCGGTCCTGACAACCAGTTAATATTTGTAGGCAATTTTAACAGCCTTACAGAGGTTAAAGATTATGCCCGTGCTATTATACCTTTGCTGCCCCAGATAATGAAGGTGCCGGCAGACAAGTACAGCTTTTTCATCATTACCAAAGAAAATCTGGATAAATTAGCCGACAAGAAACTACTGGATACTTACGTAGACTTTTACCAAAAAAATTATTAA
- a CDS encoding penicillin-binding protein 1A — MIVKLKPEEIQRYNRRLWGFVIGCFGFLLLMLLAINFGLFGALPSLRTIENPKNNLASEVITEDKQVLGKYFVQNRSNVTFKQISPNVINALIATEDNRFYKHSGIDFGRTFTIIAYNLIGHKQGGSTITQQLALILFSGRERSHNPFVRIIQKLQEWIIAVRIERNYTKEEILTMYLNTVDFGAHNTFGISSASATYFNTTPDKLTPDQAALLVRMVNAPTLYNPIRHPDNALTGRNFVLYRMSQENFLTDGQYQEFKAKPLGINYHPIDHNEGLGTYFRQVLKKDIQKIFEEKSINKPDGTPYDLDRDGLKIYTTLNYDMQEYAEAAQKKYMRELQAQFNDHWKGHNVHKEINNYDLLIDQGMRRSDRYRELKADGKTDDEIKENFRQPAEMNIFTWHGDIDTTMRPIDSIIYSKFTLRNAMMSMDPTTGFVKAWVGGIDFKHYKYDQVQMGTRQVGSTAKPFTYAVAVDNGFSPCLQVNNVPDTISGYGVPWCPRSSPSETIPGVITLKKALANSQNWVTAHVMKEVTPTPVMTLIKKMGITSAVPAYPSICLGTFDASVYDMTGAYSVFANHGLWTEPTYLLRVEDKNGNILYENKPRVVQAMNEQTAYVMTYMLKAVVTEGTGARMGYKYGLNNPIGGKTGTTNDNSDGWFIGITPQLVTGVWTGCEDRDIHFRSTRLGEGANTALPVFAMYMKQVYANSSLGIKKNVDFDAPKNGLNIVIDCGQYNNQQQGTDEVDKKLGF; from the coding sequence ATGATCGTCAAATTAAAACCCGAAGAAATACAGCGTTACAACCGCAGGCTTTGGGGTTTTGTGATAGGGTGTTTCGGCTTCTTGCTGCTCATGCTGCTGGCTATAAATTTCGGGCTGTTTGGTGCCCTGCCGTCTTTGCGTACTATAGAAAACCCAAAGAACAACCTGGCATCTGAAGTAATTACCGAAGACAAACAAGTGCTGGGCAAATACTTTGTACAAAACCGCTCTAACGTCACCTTTAAACAGATATCGCCAAATGTGATCAACGCGTTGATCGCTACGGAAGATAACCGCTTTTACAAACACTCTGGTATAGATTTTGGACGTACGTTTACAATTATCGCATACAATCTTATCGGCCACAAACAAGGCGGCAGTACCATTACGCAGCAGCTGGCCTTGATACTCTTCTCGGGCAGGGAACGCTCACATAATCCGTTTGTGCGGATTATTCAAAAACTTCAGGAGTGGATCATCGCCGTACGCATCGAGCGTAATTATACTAAAGAGGAAATTCTGACAATGTATTTGAATACCGTTGATTTTGGTGCGCATAATACGTTTGGGATCTCATCAGCATCGGCGACATATTTTAATACCACGCCGGATAAGTTGACGCCCGATCAGGCAGCACTGCTGGTGCGTATGGTAAACGCGCCCACGCTTTATAACCCTATTCGTCACCCGGACAACGCGCTTACCGGCCGCAACTTTGTTTTGTACCGTATGAGCCAGGAGAACTTCCTGACCGATGGCCAATACCAGGAGTTCAAGGCAAAACCTTTAGGTATAAATTACCACCCGATAGATCATAACGAAGGTTTGGGCACTTATTTCAGGCAGGTATTGAAGAAAGACATCCAAAAGATATTTGAAGAAAAGTCTATCAACAAACCCGATGGCACCCCTTACGACCTTGACCGCGACGGCCTGAAGATATATACAACGTTGAACTACGATATGCAGGAATATGCCGAGGCTGCGCAGAAAAAATATATGCGCGAGTTGCAGGCTCAGTTCAACGACCATTGGAAAGGCCACAACGTTCATAAAGAGATAAACAATTATGACCTGCTGATAGACCAGGGCATGCGCCGCAGCGACCGTTATCGCGAGCTAAAAGCTGATGGCAAAACTGACGATGAGATTAAGGAAAACTTCCGCCAGCCGGCAGAGATGAACATCTTTACTTGGCACGGCGACATAGATACCACCATGCGCCCGATCGACTCTATCATCTACAGCAAGTTTACCTTACGTAACGCCATGATGAGCATGGACCCAACAACAGGCTTTGTAAAAGCGTGGGTAGGCGGCATAGACTTTAAGCACTATAAATATGACCAGGTGCAAATGGGCACACGCCAGGTAGGGTCGACCGCTAAGCCATTTACCTATGCTGTGGCCGTAGATAACGGGTTCTCGCCGTGCCTGCAAGTGAACAACGTCCCTGATACTATCTCCGGTTACGGTGTGCCCTGGTGCCCTCGCTCAAGTCCAAGCGAAACTATCCCGGGTGTTATTACCTTGAAGAAAGCTTTAGCTAATTCGCAGAACTGGGTTACGGCCCACGTAATGAAGGAGGTGACCCCCACCCCGGTAATGACGCTCATCAAAAAAATGGGTATCACCAGTGCTGTACCTGCTTATCCTTCCATATGTTTAGGCACTTTTGACGCTTCTGTTTATGACATGACGGGTGCATACTCTGTATTTGCCAACCACGGTTTGTGGACAGAACCTACCTATTTGCTTAGGGTTGAGGATAAAAACGGGAACATACTTTACGAGAATAAACCACGTGTAGTGCAGGCCATGAATGAGCAAACCGCTTATGTTATGACTTATATGCTTAAGGCCGTGGTTACAGAAGGTACAGGCGCACGTATGGGTTACAAATACGGGCTAAATAACCCGATAGGCGGCAAAACCGGCACCACAAATGACAACTCCGACGGTTGGTTTATAGGCATAACCCCGCAACTGGTTACCGGTGTATGGACTGGCTGCGAAGACCGGGACATTCACTTCCGCAGCACGCGGCTTGGCGAGGGGGCCAATACCGCATTGCCTGTGTTTGCCATGTACATGAAGCAGGTTTACGCAAATTCGTCGCTGGGCATAAAAAAAAATGTGGACTTTGACGCACCCAAAAACGGCCTAAACATTGTTATAGACTGCGGGCAGTACAATAACCAGCAGCAAGGCACAGACGAGGTGGACAAGAAGTTGGGATTTTAA